A genomic stretch from Pochonia chlamydosporia 170 chromosome 4, whole genome shotgun sequence includes:
- a CDS encoding glycosyl hydrolase family 47 protein (similar to Neosartorya fischeri NRRL 181 XP_001259117.1), translating into MMPARRRTHRTLSIAVLACVFVYILIHLRSSPLSSSVRELDKLKQFMNYGSNVPSTLVATKSSVDWAAIRMSHMPPSKLTKLPRGRKSRLPRIQHAFASELPSDAVLREFRQDQVRQVFRNDWQNYRQYAWGKDALNPVSGTAKDQFSGWAATLVDSLDTLWIMGLRDEFNEAVAAVAKIDFGNSTSNRVNIFETNIRYLGGLLAAYDLSNSDVLLTKAVELGNLIYAGFNTPDHMPVDFIDFEAAKRGTGLEVEEWVVSASPGTLSLEMTHLSQITGDDKYYDAVARVMQEFHKQQPKTKLPGLWPIWVSMRSLDLSNRIEFSLGSSADSLYEYLPKMYALLGGQEPMYETMTKSFMNAATTHMFFRPMLPGGEDILIAGNINVESDGSSPLDPESEHLACFIAGTMALGGRLMGQPGDVETGAKLAKGCAYVYNAFASGLMPERYNMVPCEPILAANCAWDEKRWIEEQQMRDEWKPHLPKGFTTAKDPRYLLRPEAIESLFILYRITGERSYQDTAWKMFQAVHKAAKTKYGHAAVRDVTRVFDEESRQQNLEDYMESFWFAETLKYFYLIFSPPDLIDLDEFVLNTEAHPFRRPQ; encoded by the exons ATGATGCCGGCGCGACGGCGCACACACCGCACGTTGTCTATCGCTGTGCTAGCATGTGTTTTTGTTTAcattctcattcatctcaGGTCTTCACCTTTGTCATCATCGGTCCGGGAGCTTGACAAGCTCAAGCAGTTCATGAATTATGGCAGCAACGTCCCCTCCACGCTGGTGGCCACCAAGAGCAGTGTTGACTGGGCTGCGATTCGCATGTCTCATATGCCCCCGTCAAAACTGACAAAACTGCCTCGAGGTCGAAAATCGCGACTTCCGCGTATTCAGCACGCATTTGCGTCCGAGTTACCGTCGGATGCAGTCTTGCGAGAGTTccgacaagaccaagtaCGTCAGGTATTCAGGAATGACTGGCAAAATTACCGCCAGTATGCTTGGGGAAAAGATGCACTCAATCCCGTATCGGGTACCGCCAAGGATCAATTTTCAGGATGGGCAGCCACTTTGGTTGACTCTCTCGACACGCTTTGGATCATGGGTCTGAGAGATGAGTTCAACGAGGCTGTTGCCGCTGTGGCCAAGATAGACTTTGGAAATAGCACGTCCAACCGCGTCAACATCTTCGAAACCAATATTCGTTATCTGGGCGGCTTGTTAGCGGCTTATGATTTGAGCAACTCTGACGTGTTGCTCACCAAGGCGGTTGAACTTGGAAATCTCATATACGCTGGGTTCAACACTCCAGACCACATGCCCGTGGACTTTATCGACTTTGAGGCTGCCAAGCGTGGAACCGGTTTAGAAGTCGAAGAATGGGTCGTCTCAGCTTCTCCGGGGACGTTGTCACTCGAAATGACACACCTGTCACAGATCACGGGTGATGATAAGTACTACGACGCGGTTGCACGAGTTATGCAGGAGTTTCACAAGCAACAGCCCAAGACCAAACTGCCGGGACTATGGCCAATATGGGTCTCGATGAGAAGTCTGGACCTATCAAATCGAATTGAATTCAGCCTGGGAAGCAGTGCTGACTCTCTGTACGAGTATCTGCCAAAGATGTACGCGCTGCTCGGCGGCCAAGAACCCATGTACGAAACAATGACGAAGAGTTTTATGAACGCAGCTACCACACACATGTTCTTTCGGCCAATGCTACCTGGTGGAGAGGATATCCTTATTGCCGGCAATATTAATGTTGAAAGCGATGGATCATCACCATTAGATCCCGAGAGCGAACATTTAGCTTGCTTCATAGCTGGCACAATGGCACTCGGAGGTCGGTTAATGGGCCAACCTGGCGATGTTGAAACAGGCGCGAAACTCGCCAAAGGTTGCGCATATGTCTACAATGCGTTTGCGAGTGGCTTAATGCCAGAGAGATATAACATGGTGCCGTGTGAGCCTATACTTGCGGCGAACTGCGCATGGGACGAGAAGAGATGGATTGAGGAACAGCAGATGCGCGACGAGTGGAAGCCACACTTGCCAAAGGGATTCACGACGGCCAAAGATCCTCGTTATCTTCTGCGACCAGAAGCTATCGAGAGTTTGTTTATCTTGTACCGAATCACCGGCGAGCGAAGCTATCAGGACACGGCGTGGAAAATGTTTCAAGCTGTCCATAAGGCTGCGAAGACTAAATATGGGCACGCAGCTGTCCGCGATGTAACCAGGGTGTTCGACGAAGAGTCCCGACAGCAGAATCTTGAGGATTATATGGAA AGTTTCTGGTTTGCCGAGACATTGAAGTACTTTTATCTCATCTTTTCGCCGCCGGACTTGATCGAccttgatgagtttgtgCTCAACACAGAGGCACATCCATTTCGGAGACCACAATAG
- a CDS encoding NmrA family protein (similar to Colletotrichum gloeosporioides Nara gc5 XP_007277400.1) has translation MGERSKVLVLGGTGKAGICLLRELLYRNHETIAYARNPSKIPEDVASNPLLSVIQGEITDNQALSSAISQCHMIVSLLGPVTIRMTDPAQYANFYKESIFPLMREHSVKRIYAMGTISIRRPEDSFSFVRWLIRLLMMTIAMTVYKNVLAIEKVFETEATDLEWLVYRIAGIPGETDEASWRVDREEGKTFVGWVGEKGWQASQKRAALTRWLVDAVEGGAEEWIGKMPATPDVVTGARRPVDLVLITADAENSGDVS, from the exons ATGGGTGAGCGGTCCAaagtcctcgtcctcggtgGCACAGGCAAAGCTGGTATTTGCCTCCTTCGCGAGCTGCTCTACCGCAACCATGAAACGATTGCCTATGCAAGAAACCCGAGTAAAATACCTGAAGATGTAGCGTCAAATCCGCTCCTATCA GTCATTCAAGGCGAAATCACCGACAATCAAGCGCTCTCATCAGCAATATCCCAATGCCATATGATAGTATCTCTCCTCGGCCCAGTTACCATACGAATGACCGATCCCGCACAATATGCCAACTTTTACAAAGAATCCATCTTTCCCCTCATGAGAGAGCACTCGGTGAAACGAATCTACGCCATGGGGACTATTTCCATCCGTCGCCCCGAAGACAGTTTCTCTTTCGTGAGATGGCTTATACGACTACTCATGATGACGATTGCCATGACGGTGTACAAGAATGTGCTTGCAATTGAGAAAGTGTTTGAAACAGAGGCCACGGATCTGGAGTGGCTTGTGTATCGCATCGCTGGAATCCCGGGAGAGACCGATGAGGCGAGCTGGCGTGTTGATAGAGAGGAAGGCAAGACATTCGTAGGGTGGGTTGGTGAGAAGGGGTGGCAGGCGTCACAGAAGAGGGCTGCTTTGACGAGATGGCTCGTGGATGCGGTGGAAGGGGGAGCAGAGGAATGGATTGGGAAGATGCCTGCT actccagatgtcgtcaCTGGTGCCAGGAGGCCTGTTGACCTCGTGTTGATCACTGCCGATGCCGAAAACAGTGGAGATGTTAGTTGA
- a CDS encoding AT hook motif family protein (similar to Glarea lozoyensis ATCC 20868 XP_008083898.1), with amino-acid sequence MSDFYHKGAIVRDGFLFRHNSFCVDRGLVRLEEPNKLRSMFLPELSTEAKFLLDLNPEDDSFVRGQLKHYGVEFDEKDISGDGSRLMQKVLRDGKCVKVPDHIIQLRKDMQKDWVKIASVKDLAHFPPLFLDKYFLTSGEPDRVKTPDGLTVPFQRFYPQEASLLFEAAGDVKGLHRENVRSAKSLVVFLGWDAEDVHTKASEQIAKDKKLIEAEEKKMEAKKIKLKLATEKRKAAQDAKHKQYLNSLTTQGDTGKLSLVGSYIIESPEIEEQWPDDSRNMTLNIRETNNPSVLEGCFDFGVLRGIMMISTDMKVMEKHCAKMGRETESDWEEDDYTRYNSDNDRDKENENRSSNIQPTTGSKRRSDTSQMDGRPSKKPKTNGTQPPRYYLKLRCRETGENECFPEGDRGRLKFADNFASFEAKADLPCVGGKQPFSGRKVSDKPAGRKYTWLSFGDYSKYY; translated from the coding sequence ATGTCTGACTTCTATCATAAAGGCGCCATTGTCCGTGATGGTTTTCTATTTAGGCACAATAGTTTCTGTGTCGATCGCGGACTGGTTCGCCTTGAGGAACCAAACAAGCTTCGGAGCATGTTCCTCCCGGAACTCAGCACCGAAGCAAAGTTCTTACTTGATTTAAATCCGGAGGATGACTCGTTTGTTCGCGGCCAATTGAAACATTACGGCGTTGAATTTGACGAAAAGGACATTTCCGGAGATGGTAGCCGCTTAATGCAAAAGGTGCTTCGAGATGGAAAATGCGTCAAAGTACCAGATCACATCATTCAACTACGCAAGGATATGCAGAAGGACTGGGTAAAAATTGCCTCCGTCAAAGATCTCGCGCACTTCCCTCCCCTGTTTCTGGACAAGTATTTCTTGACTTCTGGGGAGCCAGACCGGGTGAAGACACCGGATGGACTCACAGTACCTTTTCAGCGATTCTACCCCCAAGAGGCGAGTCTACTGTTCGAGGCTGCAGGGGATGTGAAGGGTCTGCACCGAGAGAATGTTCGATCAGCCAAGTCTCTGGTGGTATTTCTCGGCTGGGATGCAGAGGATGTGCATACTAAAGCAAGCGAGCAAattgccaaggacaagaagctaatcgaggctgaggagaagaaaatggaagccaagaaaataAAGCTCAAGCTTGCAACGGAAAAGCGCAAAGCCGCACAGGACGCAAAGCACAAACAGTATCTAAACAGCTTGACTACACAAGGCGACACTGGCAAACTATCACTGGTGGGAAGCTACATCATCGAGTCCCCCGAAATTGAAGAGCAGTGGCCGGACGATTCTCGAAACATGACACTCAATATACGCGAAACTAATAACCCGAGCGTTCTAGAAGGATGCTTTGACTTTGGTGTGCTGCGAGGAATCATGATGATCAGCACCGATATGAAGGTCATGGAGAAACACTGTGCTAAGATGGGTAGAGAGACAGAGTCGGATTGGGAAGAGGACGACTACACTCGGTATAATTCCGACAATGACAGAGACAAGGAGAATGAgaacagaagcagcaacatACAACCTACCACAGGCTCAAAGCGAAGATCAGACACGTCTCAAATGGATGGCCGCCCGtcaaagaagccaaagaCCAACGGCACTCAACCCCCGAGATATTATCTCAAACTGCGGTGTCGCGAGACCGGCGAAAACGAGTGCTTCCCCGAAGGAGACCGAGGGAGACTCAAGTTCGCAGATAATTTTGCGAGTTTTGAGGCCAAGGCTGATCTTCCATGTGTGGGTGGGAAACAACCATTCTCTGGGCGGAAAGTTTCGGATAAGCCTGCTGGAAGGAAATATACTTGGCTTAGTTTCGGTGATTACTCCAAGTACTATTAA
- a CDS encoding C6 zinc finger domain-containing protein (similar to Togninia minima UCRPA7 XP_007919375.1) — protein MFVPVGDGDGDDAVIGEDPLGNLSYFLRGQHKNNPTGGSDSPPTLPHTLDDELRQILSEGNAEYRLGPTSGFAFASLTQSKLGGLAIDKSDQPVEGTTDQDDLGELAFHSPLDLLNPNIFDHTEVPKSCDPGSAPGFGMSSAMGFTDHATNLDPRLDMQHVHRLVEVYFAHSHILYPVIDRREFMSSLESFQEEPEHGSPQTPMSLFRIWMILAIGSAAYCSVDMTAAQEHTKHYNKALSYSDAAVTANSMAAIEVIILRVTYSLFNQLEANTWLLVGVAVRIALGMGLQSSATYQGLPFNMVERRKRLFFSLYMMDRVISTTLGRPFAIDDEDIDISPFVVTNDEEAHIGEADSQKSLDLSSMAIPLHILKLRRISSRIQALLYTNKHKDDQVNDEKDEIIHGIHKDLIQWRRDMPFPLPKIDAPVPHFTSTWYDFNYHTHLAILYRPTPLLPTLDERRMKILTDAASSSIRLASSMYRQGIFSHHWLNLHAVYMSTVTLVYVIAVQLDDSTKHLVRTKAAEDVQLALQLFESMGLRYPAARRAKALFSVILRRCHEVG, from the exons ATGTTTGTGCCagttggtgacggtgacggcGACGATGCCGTAATTGGCGAGGATCCTCTTGGCAACCTATCCTATTTCCTGAGAGGTCAACACAAGAACAACCCAACTGGGGGCTCCGATTCACCACCAACGCTTCCTCATACCTTGGACGATGAGCTGAGGCAGATTCTGTCGGAAGGCAATGCGGAATATCGCCTGGGCCCTACTTCAGGCTTTGCGTTTGCGAGTCTCACACAGAGTAAACTTGGCGGAttggccattgacaagagTGATCAACCTGTGGAAGGCACAACTGATCAAGATGATCTTGGCGAGCTCGCCTTCCACTCCCCCTTGGACTTGTTAAACCCAAACATCTTTGACCATACTGAAGTGCCGAAATCGTGCGATCCAGGGTCGGCACCCGGGTTTGGTATGAGCAGCGCCATGGGATTCACTGACCACGCTACAAATTTGGACCCTCGATTAGATATGCAGCATGTCCATCGCCTTGTGGAGGTTTACTTTGCTCATTCTCACATCCTGTACCCCGTGATCGACCGCCGGGAATTCATGTCAAGCCTTGAATCATTTCAAGAGGAGCCAGAGCACGGGTCACCTCAAACTCCGATGAGTCTTTTTAGAATATGGATGATTCTAGCAATTGGATCCGCCGCCTACTGTTCAGTCGACATGACTGCTGCCCAAGAGCATACAAAGCACTATAACAAAGCTCTCAGTTACTCGGATGCGGCTGTCACCGCCAATAGTATG GCCGCGATTGAGGTCATAATACTCCGCGTCACATATTCCCTATTTAATCAGCTAGAAGCAA ACACATGGCTGTTGGTGGGTGTAGCAGTGCGAATCGCCCTTGGTATGGGACTGCAGTCCTCCGCTACGTACCAGGGACTGCCGTTTAATATGGTAGAAAGGCGAAAGCGATTGTTCTTTTCGCTTTATATGATGGACAG AGTCATCTCGACAACACTGGGAAGACCATTTGCCATCGATGACGAAGATATTGACATATCA CCATTTGTAGTGACTAATGATGAGGAAGCCCACATTGGTGAGGCCGACAGCCAAAAGTCCTTGGACCTGTCTTCAATGGCTATACCGCTCCATATTCTCAAACTCAGAAGGATATCCAGTCGGATACAGGCTTTATTATACACAAACAAGCATAAAGACGATCAGGTAAATGATGAAAAAGACGAAATCATCCACGGAATACATAAAGACCTCATACAGTGGCGTCGGGATATGccatttcctcttcccaAAATCGATGCCCCGGTACCTCACTTCACAAGTACCTGGTACGACTTCAACTACCATACTCACCTTGCCATTCTTTATCGCCCTACACCACTGCTACCTACCTTGGATGAACGTCGCATGAAGATTCTCACTGATGCGGCCTCATCTTCTATTCGTCTTGCTTCGAGCATGTATCGTCAGGGAATATTCTCGCATCACTGGCTGAACCTTCATGCGGTGTACATGTCTACGGTTACCTTGGTGTACGTGATTGCCGTTCAGCTGGATGACTCTACAAAACACTTGGTGCGGACTAAAGCAGCTGAGGATGTTCAGCTAGCTTTGCAGTTGTTCGAATCCATGGGGCTACGATATCCTGCGGCGAGGAGGGCAAAGGCTCTTTTTAGTGTCATCTTGCGAAGATGTCATGAAGTAGGGTAG
- a CDS encoding benzoate 4-monooxygenase cytochrome P450 (similar to Aspergillus clavatus NRRL 1 XP_001272503.1), translating to MVPLFLAACLAAISLVLLEYYLLRPLVSSPLSRVPGPKFYALTRWRLAYEDWKGTRTRTIDQLHQRYGPAVRIGPNEVSFNSLAALRTIYGPGSRFGRTTFYRMFDVYGEQNLFTFHSTKEHGDRKKLLSHFYSKSVILKDPTSHMVEEKTRQYMQLIASEPAHVSEIFTTLHYYSLDNITEFIYGKYGATSALKGSKTHRALIDDIMHPSRRRLSWFWVHFPAFTKWMYTRTRLLGYLMKPMLPMKRPTTYTGIRNFAFDSVQSFLKDRENDKQLVNSDVAVESVLSRLWKHHQSQKADGLNSMQIASECADHFLAGIDTTSDTLMFLIWSLSLPENKKYQKRLRDEVLSLGKESLNEHGFPKADASDPCEFLNAVLKETLRLYAPLPSSEPRSVDAESVVDGYTIPANTVVSISPWILHRNAEVFHEPFEFNPDRWLGRNAAELNRWFWAFSSGGRMCIGMHLAMTEMTTLIASLYRHYETSIAPGFEDISPGITARVETFYDDRFPRVQYGLLPRDMRKIDTSNLPNVDIRPTVILLNLLYLKVLIKRDRVLLFDAYDTSASRVQSAFVDDLQRKMQRDKSDEADCPPYEFQVLDAVLNAVAIELAKDLESLRHPVISLLAELEENIDRNKLRLLLKLSKQASAFEHKAKLMRTVIDDILESNDSLAALYLTDNAHNVHGPEDVSEIEAIFESYYYICDEIVQDAQNLTSMIKSTDDIVQTILDTNRNSLMLLHLKIISGTLALGTGTFIASFYGMNIQNLLTEADLGFVVVPVASVLCITGASWFALRMVRNLQRIAMKRNKGFLN from the exons ATGGTACCCTTATTCCTCGCAGCATGCCTGGCTGCAATTAGCCTCGTACTTCTTGAATACTACCTTTTACGTCCATTAGTCTCGAGCCCTTTGAGTCGTGTTCCAGGGCCAAAGTTTTATGCCCTCACTCGATGGCGACTGGCGTATGAAGACTGGAAAGGTACACGAACCCGCACCATCGATCAGCTTCACCAGCGATACGGACCAGCCGTTCGCATTGGCCCCAATGAAGTCTCATTCAACAGTTTGGCAGCGTTGCGGACCATCTACGGACCTGGAAGCCGCTTCGGCAGGACGACATTCTATCGCATGTTTGATGTCTATGGCGAGCAGAACCTGTTTACATTCCACTCGACCAAGGAGCATGGTGACAGGAAGAAGCTTTTGTCGCATTTCTACTCCAAATCAGTTATCCTGAAAGACCCAACCAGCCACATGGTAGAGGAGAAGACGCGCCAATACATGCAGCTTATTGCGTCCGAGCCAGCACATGTCAGTGAAATCTTTACTACCTTGCACTACTACTCTCTGGACAATATCACAGAGTTCATCTATGGCAAATACGGAGCTACGTCTGCTTTGAAGGGGTCCAAGACTCATCGGGCCCtcatcgacgacatcatGCATCCTTCTCGCCGGCGATTGTCTTGGTTCTGGGTTCACTTCCCAGCATTTACAAAATGGATGTATACGCGAACAAGATTACTGGGATACCTCATGAAGCCAATGCTGCCAATGAAGCGGCCAACTACTTATACCGGTATTCGCAATTTTGCTTTTGACTCGGTTCAGAGCTTTTTGAAAGATCGGGAGAATGACAAGCAACTTGTAAACTCGGATG TAGCCGTCGAGTCAGTCCTCAGTCGACTCTGGAAGCACCACCAATCCCAAAAGGCAGACGGACTGAACAGTATGCAGATTGCCTCAGAATGTGCAGACCACTTCCTCGCCGGAATCGATACAACTAGCGATACTCTCATGTTTCTGATTTGGTCACTATCCTTGCCTGAGAACAAAAAGTACCAGAAACGGTTGAGAGACGAAGTCCTCAGCCTTGGTAAGGAGTCGCTCAACGAACACGGCTTCCCAAAGGCAGATGCAAGCGACCCGTGTGAATTTCTCAACGCCGTACTAAAGGAAACTTTGAGACTCTACGCGCCACTGCCAAGTTCCGAACCTAGATCGGTAGACGCAGAATCTGTAGTCGATGGCTACACTATACCTGCCAACACGGTGGTGTCTATATCGCCGTGGATTCTGCATCGAAACGCAGAGGTGTTCCACGAACCTTTCGAGTTTAACCCTGATCGCTGGTTGGGAAGAAATGCGGCTGAGCTGAATCGGTGGTTTTGGGCATTCTCGAGTGGAGGGCGAATGTGCATTGGCATGCA CCTAGCCATGACCGAGATGACAACCTTGATTGCAAGTCTATATCGACATTATGAGACCTCAATCGCACCCGGTTTCGAGGACATCTCCCCGGGAATCACCGCACGAGTTGAGACGTTTTATGATGACCGCTTTCCTCGTGTACAA TATGGCTTGCTTCCGCGTGACATGCGCAAGATTGACACATCAAACTTGCCAAACGTGGATATTCGACCAACAGTTATCCTTCTGAACCTTCTCTACCTGAAAGTTTTGATTAAGCGCGACCGCGTTTTACTCTTTGATGCGTATGACACAAGTGCATCGCGGGTGCAATCCGCTTTCGTTGATGACCTTCAACGCAAGATGCAACGTGACAAGTCTGATGAAGCTGATTGTCCACCATACGAGTTCCAGGTCCTAGATGCAGTACTCAACGCAGTGGCGATAGAGCTAGCAAAAGATTTGGAATCCCTGCGTCACCCTGTCATTAGCCTCCTCGCCGAACTCGAGGAGAACATTGACAGGAACaagctccgcctcctcctcaagctATCAAAGCAAGCCAGTGCATTTGAGCACAAAGCAAAACTCATGCGTACAGTCATAGACGATATACTCGAGAGCAACGACAGCCTTGCCGCACTGTATCTCACGGATAATGCTCACAATGTCCACGGTCCAGAGGACGTCTCCgagattgaagccatctTCGAGTCGTACTACTACATATGCGATGAAATTGTACAAGATGCGCAAAATTTAACCTCTATGATCAAAAGTACAGACGATAT TGTACAAACGATACTGGATACGAACCGCAATTCACTCATGCTGCTGCATCTGAAGATCATTTCTGGCACACTGGCTCTCGGGACGGGAACATTCATAGCTTCATTTTATGGCATGAACATCCAGAATCTGCTAACTGAAGCAGATTTGGGATTTGTTGTCGTGCCTGTGGCGTCTGTTTTGTGCATTACGGGCGCATCTTGGTTCGCTTTGAGGATGGTTAGAAATTTGCAACGAATTGCAATGAAACGGAACAAAGGATTTCTCAATTGA
- a CDS encoding FAS1 domain-containing protein (similar to Metarhizium robertsii ARSEF 23 XP_007822316.1) yields the protein MAPSATQYVALPRDPDELENLFNHRLSQLPKIPIDLSQQNLTIFEILAAEPRATNFLRHLASHQHLADTLKSTTDGEYTAFVAVDDGWTGEDHGRSATETMFSLHITPHYYDTDSLPSWTNVPTILRTASSHRAVLNITFDSSALRVNGSRIIKANIRAKNGMVHLIEKPCLALPDLRSVLKSGADLSYMAQVIALAGDIISKEEAQTILAPSDDAFRTLGEDVLTFLFHSDEGPPYLNALLKLHILPKVTVLSNLIFPKNDTGHRIASSDVLKPIKGTVQSAFDTLLKAKDGKYIPMDLTFYRYSGLVAMKVGEAATVVVPDASASNGSLHVIDTVLLPQRISSETGVKALSVDELKAVLCDYV from the coding sequence ATGGCTCCTTCAGCAACTCAATATGTTGCTCTCCCCCGAGACCCAGACGAGCTAGAAAATTTGTTTAATCATAGGCTCTCGCAGCTTCCCAAAATCCCGATTGACCTCTCCCAGCAAAATCTCACCATATTCGAGATCCTTGCTGCCGAGCCAAGGGCAACCAATTTCCTACGGCATCTAGCATCTCATCAGCATCTGGCAGATACCCTCAAAAGCACTACAGATGGCGAATACACCGCATTCGTTGCCGTAGATGACGGATGGACGGGAGAGGATCACGGACGCTCAGCAACAGAGACAATGTTCTCACTCCACATTACTCCTCACTATTACGACACAGACAGTCTACCAAGCTGGACAAATGTGCCGACGATTCTCAGAACAGCTTCCTCTCATAGAGCAGTGCTAAATATCACGTTTGACTCTTCAGCACTGCGGGTCAACGGCTCACGAatcatcaaggcaaacatcCGGGCAAAAAATGGCATGGTGCATCTCATCGAGAAGCCCTGCCTTGCACTGCCCGATCTTCGGTCTGTTTTGAAGAGTGGCGCCGATCTCTCGTACATGGCTCAAGTAATCGCGCTAGCAGGCGATATTATTTCAAAAGAAGAGGCGCAAACCATACTTGCACCGTCTGATGACGCCTTCCGGACTCTTGGCGAGGATGTCCTGACATTCCTGTTCCACTCCGATGAGGGCCCTCCATATCTAAATGCCCTTCTCAAGCTGCATATCCTTCCAAAGGTCACTGTACTCAGCAACTTAATTTTCCCAAAGAACGATACAGGCCATCGAATTGCTTCGTCGGATGTCCTGAAACCGATCAAGGGAACAGTTCAATCCGCTTTCGATACATTGCTCAAGGCCAAAGACGGGAAATATATACCCATGGACCTCACTTTCTACAGATACTCGGGGTTGGTCGCAATGAAAGTCGGAGAGGCAGCTACAGTTGTAGTGCCAGATGCTTCAGCCAGTAATGGATCTTTGCATGTCATTGACACGGTTTTGTTGCCTCAGCGGATCTCGTCAGAGACGGGGGTCAAGGCGCTTTCTGTTGATGAATTAAAAGCCGTGCTTTGCGATTACGTGTAG